A section of the Triticum dicoccoides isolate Atlit2015 ecotype Zavitan chromosome 7A, WEW_v2.0, whole genome shotgun sequence genome encodes:
- the LOC119332255 gene encoding protein trichome birefringence-like 38 — translation MGQEDLALPSLRARFRHGCALAAILVLAAAAAPSVADGSSCDLFQGRWVADASYPLYDAASCPFVPDVFDCRRNGRPDAAYLKFRWSPAACRLPRFDGLEFLETWRGKTVMFVGDSLSMNQWVSLACMLHAAAPDPARVSFSTGDPVSSVRFEDYDLSMVLYFSRFLVDVVQEDVGRVLKLDSMQGAGSWLGAHLLVFNTWHWWTYKGASQVWDYMQEGNRTYNDMDRLAAFSKGLATWARWVDDNVDASLTRVIYQGVSPSHYTSKEQESDGAAPASGGCFQQTRPRQVATDGDERVSPEQVVVRGLIASMSTPVSLLDITSLSQLRIDAHPSVYGGPGRDGMDCTHWCIAGLPDAWNHILNAMLLQHA, via the exons ATGGGCCAGGAGGACCTGGCGCTGCCTTCGCTGCGTGCCAGGTTCCGCCATGGCTGCGCGCTGGCGGCCATCCTAGTGCTCGCGGCAGCGGCTGCGCCGAGCGTGGCTGATGGGTCGTCGTGCGACCTGTTCCAGGGGAGGTGGGTCGCCGACGCGTCCTACCCTCTGTACGACGCGGCCAGCTGCCCCTTCGTGCCCGACGTCTTCGACTGCCGCCGCAacggccgcccggacgccgcctaCCTCAAGTTCCGGTGGAGCCCCGCCGCCTGCCGCCTCCcaag GTTCGACGGGCTGGAATTCCTGGAGACGTGGCGCGGGAAGACGGTGATGTTCGTGGGGGACTCGCTGAGCATGAACCAATGGGTCTCCCTCGCCTGCATGCTCCACGCCGCCGCGCCGGATCCCGCCCGCGTCTCCTTCAGCACCGGCGACCCCGTCTCCTCCGTCCGCTTCGAGGACTACGACCTGTCGATGGTGCTCTACTTCAGCAGGTTCCTGGTGGACGTGGTGCAGGAGGACGTCGGCCGCGTCCTCAAGCTCGACTCCATGCAGGGCGCGGGCTCCTGGCTCGGCGCCCACCTGCTCGTCTTCAACACGTGGCACTGGTGGACCTACAAGGGCGCCAGCCAAGT GTGGGACTACATGCAGGAGGGGAACAGAACGTACAACGACATGGACCGGCTGGCCGCCTTCTCCAAGGGCCTCGCCACATGGGCAAGGTGGGTCGACGACAACGTCGACGCGTCGCTCACCAGGGTCATCTACCAAGGCGTCTCCCCAAGCCACTACAC GTCCAAGGAGCAGGAGAGcgacggggcggcgccggcgtcgggGGGCTGTTTCCAGCAGACACGGCCGCGGCAGGTGGCCACGGACGGGGACGAGAGGGTGTCCCCGGAGCAGGTGGTCGTGCGGGGCCTGATCGCGTCCATGTCGACGCCGGTGTCCCTGCTGGACATCACCTCGCTCTCGCAGCTCAGGATCGACGCGCACCCGTCGGTTTACGGCGGGCCTGGCCGGGACGGCATGGACTGCACGCACTGGTGCATCGCCGGGCTGCCGGACGCGTGGAACCACATCCTCAACGCGATGCTGCTGCAGCACGCATGA